One Elaeis guineensis isolate ETL-2024a chromosome 10, EG11, whole genome shotgun sequence genomic window carries:
- the LOC109506321 gene encoding uncharacterized protein: protein MSAETVVHSGGCHCRHVRWQVEASPSVVAWHCNCSSCSMRANTHFIVPSAKFKLIGDSEKFLTTYTFGTHTAKHTFCKVCGITSFYFPRSNPDGVAVTVNCVDSGTLRHVEIRYFDGTSWEKSYNQSSIASFSKLSGENNQ from the coding sequence ATGAGTGCTGAAACTGTAGTTCATAGTGGTGGATGCCATTGCAGGCATGTCAGGTGGCAAGTTGAGGCATCACCAAGTGTTGTTGCGTGGCATTGCAACTGCTCTAGCTGTTCCATGAGGGCCAACACTCACTTTATTGTACCATCTGCCAAGTTCAAGCTAATTGGAGATTCCGAGAAGTTCCTCACCACCTATACCTTTGGCACACACACAGCCAAGCATACTTTCTGCAAAGTCTGTGGCATAACCTCTTTCTACTTCCCAAGATCAAATCCTGATGGTGTTGCTGTGACAGTTAACTGTGTGGACTCTGGTACACTCAGACATGTCGAAATCAGGTATTTTGATGGGACCAGCTGGGAGAAGTCCTACAATCAAAGTTCTAT